One window of the Podospora pseudocomata strain CBS 415.72m chromosome 7, whole genome shotgun sequence genome contains the following:
- a CDS encoding hypothetical protein (COG:S; EggNog:ENOG503NVDH) codes for MASRITPVSESAAALPEARSHSPWRRSACDRCRSQKLRCTRKKEDDTSTPCTRCLRIRFPCFTSPAKPPGRLAHRRAQAANNASLCDVAQHQPPFVSLPGSGYSMTSGDQMACGNPLYAPWPYTQQGSEHPLVMEDSSMIIPWADASHAIDAFDFSVHSNTLLMDTHTLRGNHHIHPSTQHQTSTMSLPSPPEYQPFNPEDGFTMKPIPTHKSSRQGDPGVLLASLQQSLSKQLLHTKSLPRDFSILDTLLPDSTKPTDGFDPLSSVLSSTSELIEISQLFHRPTDENSHKRSPSIADDSVQGASRWPSPASSSSQIPSQGYSAGSSTAASSPSSSTIVDPALGGAPQRKNHQLNGANLLTMVSCYLQLITIYDAIFGHVLLEAAFAMTRRSGGNNMQHALAHAMPIDLSRGYHDFGYEQQQYEVNHWQRAGLLARMVDGQLEGVERALGLPRQYCVSLSMQTAAAVEQGSLSGREARGLLGVMLGGTATGVRYEGEMMGEGFVANSVEQEGGNMVTMLREKLGGLLQGLEGGGC; via the coding sequence ATGGCATCACGCATCACCCCGGTGTCCGAGTCTGCAGCCGCTCTTCCCGAAGCTCGGAGCCATTCACCCTGGCGACGATCGGCTTGTGATCGATGCAGAAGCCAGAAGCTCCGTTGCACACGCAAGAAAGAGGACGACACAAGCACCCCGTGCACAAGATGCCTTCGTATTCGATTTCCTTGCTTTACCAGTCCGGCCAAGCCACCGGGCAGGCTTGCACACAGAAGAGCCCAAGCAGCAAACAATGCATCCCTCTGCGATGTtgctcaacatcaaccaccttTCGTGTCCTTACCTGGCAGTGGATATTCCATGACCTCGGGAGACCAGATGGCTTGCGGTAACCCTCTATATGCTCCATGGCCCTACACTCAGCAGGGGTCTGAGCATCcgctggtgatggaggatAGCTCCATGATCATCCCTTGGGCAGATGCGAGTCACGCCATCGACGCCTTTGACTTTTCTGTTCACAGTAACACACTGTTGATGGACACTCACACTTTACGCggcaaccaccacatccacccctcGACACAACATCAGACGTCCACCATGTCTCTTCCATCACCTCCCGAGTATCAACCCTTCAACCCAGAGGATGGCTTTACCATGAAGCCCATTCCGACACACAAATCCTCCCGCCAGGGAGACCCAGGGGTCTTGCTTGCAAGCCTACAACAAAGCCTCTCAaagcagctcctccacacAAAGTCCCTGCCTCGAGACTTTAGCATCCTCGATACTCTTCTACCGGACTCAACCAAGCCCACCGACGGTTTCGACCCTTTATCCTCAGTCCTGAGCAGCACCTCTGAGCTGATCGAAATCTCGCAACTATTCCATCGACCTACAGACGAAAACAGCCACAAAAGATCACCCAGCATCGCCGATGACAGTGTTCAGGGCGCATCACGATGGCCATCACCCGCCTCGAGCTCTTCTCAGATTCCCAGCCAGGGGTACTCTGCGGGCTCATCAACGGCAGCaagctccccatcatcatccaccattGTTGACCCAGCATTGGGAGGAGCACCACAGAGAAAAAACCACCAGCTCAACGGCGCGAACCTCCTGACCATGGTGTCCTGCTATCTCCAACTCATCACCATCTACGACGCCATCTTCGGACATGTGCTGCTCGAAGCGGCGTTTGCCATGACAAGGAGGTCAGGCGGGAACAATATGCAGCATGCCTTGGCGCATGCTATGCCTATTGATCTTTCTAGGGGATATCATGATTTTGGGTATGAGCAACAGCAGTACGAGGTGAATCACTGGCAAAGAGCTGGCTTGCTAGCTCGAATGGTGGATGGGcagttggagggggtggagagggcttTGGGGTTGCCGAGACAGTATTGCGTTTCTTTGTCGATGCAGACGGCCGCCGCTGTGGAGCAAGGGTCGCTTTCTGGACGTGAGGCGAGAGGGTTGCTTGGGGTGATGCTGGGCGGGACGGCAACGGGGGTGAGGTACGaaggggagatgatgggggaggggtttgtaGCTAATAGTGTCGagcaggagggggggaatatGGTTACTATGTTGCGGGAGAAGCTGGGGGGGCTGTTgcaggggttggaggggggtgggtgttga
- a CDS encoding hypothetical protein (EggNog:ENOG503NZ4M) — MANVKSTMVPDFEVKFLLDATQVLDPASSKPNDILRAAFKFPEKPIRMDVQFLDTPSREIYNAGWSPRIRKIEGESGYELTYKKRYPIIDHQADGAIDTGDLLTALTVARDDGFDTTETKYDAQVEWGFQKQTLSISRKKKVKKETVGKKEMGLPGEEESRKLLGDEIPGKFDDWSFEKWGTSLLSQAVIYGPISAERYEGRWEGIEVDVEIWPLRNKDTDTGTENIVEISFKSDNGNHAGGTQKVVGEYLTEKGWLVPSDSLKTQLIMDRYGPQELDGDEGVTGNYTDMA, encoded by the exons ATGGCGAACG TCAAATCAACCATGGTGCCTGATTTCGAGGTGAAATTTCTCCTTGATGCCACCCAGGTTCTCGACCCAGCATCATCCAAGCCCAACGACATCCTCCGTGCAGCCTTCAAATTCCCCGAGAAACCCATCAGAATGGATGTTCAGTTTCTGGACACACCCTCCAGAGAGATCTACAACGCGGGATGGTCTCCTCGCATTCGCAAGATCGAAGGCGAGTCCGGCTATGAACTGACTTACAAAAAGCGATACCCAATCATCGATCACCAAGCCGACGGGGCTATCGATACTGGCGATCTTCTCACAGCTCTCACTGTAGCCAGAGACGACGGTTTCGATACTACTGAGACCAAGTACGATGCACAAGTGGAGTGGGGATTTCAGAAGCAGACCCTGAGTATCAgccgcaagaagaaggtcaagaaggaaacagtggggaagaaggagatggggcTACCTGGTGAAGAAGAGTCTAGAAAGTTGCTTGGAGACGAGATCCCCGGCAAGTTTGACGACTGGTCATTCGAGAAATGGGGAACAAGCCTCCTTTCTCAAGCCGTTATTTACGGTCCGATCTCGGCGGAGCGGTATGAAGGCAGGTGGGAAGGAATCGAAGTTGATGTCGAAATCTGGCCTCTTCGCAACAAGGACACTGATACAGGCACCGAGAACATTGTCGAAATCTCCTTCAAGAGTGATAATGGGAATCATGCCGGAGGCACACagaaggttgttggtgaatACTTGACGGAAAAGGGATGGCTTGTTCCGAGTGACTCGCTCAAGACACAGCTGATCATGGACAGGTATGGGCCTCAGGAacttgatggggatgagggagtCACTGGCAACTACACCGATATGGCATAA
- a CDS encoding hypothetical protein (COG:O; EggNog:ENOG503NY05; CAZy:AA9) has translation MKSFTATALAALLAQQAAAHSTFQQLWVDGTDFGSQCARLPQSNSPITNYNSNDMRCNIIGTRPQVKCPVRAGGTVTVEMHAQNGDRSCSQEAIGGAHHGPVSVYLTKVSDALTADGSTGWFKIFDDGWRKNPSGRVGDDDFWGTKDLNACCGKMNVKIPSDIPSGDYLLRAEAIALHAAGGAGGAQPYMTCYQITVSGGGSASPPTVSIPGHFKASDPGVQVNIHGAMTNYVIPGPPVYAGGSTKVAGSACSGCEATCAVGSSPTTSLTPPVSTSTPAPGNGGGGSPGGCTVQKYGQCGGQGYTGCTTCAAGSTCNTTNQWYHQCV, from the exons ATGAAGTCCTTCACAGCTACCGCCCTGGCGGCCCTCTTGGCCCAGCAAGCCGCCGCCCATTCCACCTTCCAACAGCTCTGGGTTGATGGAACCGACTTCGGCAGCCAATGTGCCCGTCTTCCTCAGTCCAActctcccatcaccaactaCAACTCCAATGACATGCGCTGCAACATCATCGGCACCAGACCCCAGGTCAAGTGCCCAGTCCGCGCTGGTGGCACCGTCACTGTTGAGATGCACGCT CAAAACGGCGATCGCAGCTGCTCCCAGGAGGCTATTGGTGGCGCCCACCACGGCCCCGTTTCCGTCTACCTCACCAAGGTCTCTGACGCCCTTACCGCCGATGGTTCCACCGGCTGGTTCAAGATCTTTGACGATGGCTGGCGCAAGAACCCCTCCGGCCGcgttggtgacgatgatTTCTGGGGCACCAAGGATCTCAACGCTTGCTGCGGCAAGATGAACGTCAAGATCCCATCCGACATCCCCTCGGGTGACTACCTCCTCCGTGCCGAGGCTATTGCCCTCCAcgctgccggtggtgccggtggtgctCAGCCATACATGACCTGCTACCAAATCACCGTctccggcggcggcagcgccaGCCCCCCTACTGTGTCCATCCCCGGACACTTCAAGGCCTCCGACCCCGGCGTCCAGGTCAACATCCACGGTGCCATGACCAACTATGTCATCCCCGGCCCCCCTGTGTATGCCGGCGGCAGCACCAAGGTTGCCGGAAGCGCGTGCAGCGGCTGCGAGGCCACCTGCGCTGTCGGcagctcccccaccaccagccttaCTCCTCCTGTTTCCACCAGCACTCCTGCTCccggcaacggcggcggcggcagcccCGGTGGCTGCACTGTTCAGAAGTACGGCCAGTGCGGTGGTCAGGGCTACACTGGCTGCACCACTTGCGCTGCTGGTTCGACttgcaacaccaccaaccagtGGTATCACCAGTGCGTGTAA